The following proteins come from a genomic window of Hydractinia symbiolongicarpus strain clone_291-10 chromosome 2, HSymV2.1, whole genome shotgun sequence:
- the LOC130630613 gene encoding interferon-inducible GTPase 5-like has product MDEVCSDLFTEDYVRRQYTVVTPDDVEDIKQKMVTEGLDLVKSYMESKLDGWKSQPLHCGITGSSGTGKSSFINTIRGLTPRDENAASVGVVECTTEPTSYPDPKNPMLQYWDLPGVGTPKFPKDESYLKKIGFERYDFFLIITANRFSENDIWLASQIRKAKKNFFFVRSKIDQDLINEKRCRDNFEVEDVMEEIRNDCVKKLQPDFDNPDIFLISNFHPQKYEFPSLCLKLIDALPQLKKEAMTLSLQSLSDTMIVEKKKILQKRVWYVSLMSAAGACIPFLGASIAIDTALILHELQFYRQQFGISKETLASLSERVHSDKKDILNNVQILTSIDTTENLLSLFASFSSSMAVEEVSRYILGIGTLISSGLSFATTYHMLNDQLDRMERASNEIMALTLETMIDADELD; this is encoded by the exons ATGGATGAAGTATGTTCCGATCTTTTTACTGAGGACTACGTGAGAAGACAATACACAGTAGTAACGCCCGACGATGTGGAAGATATCAAGCAAAAAATGGTAACAGAAGGGTTGGATTTAGTAAAATCCTACATGGAGTCAAAGCTAGATGGTTGGAAATCTCAACCTCTCCATTGTGGCATTACTGGTTCCTCTGGCACTGGAAAATCCAGCTTTATAAATACAATTCGGGGTCTGACACCTCGTGATGAGAATGCAGCGAGTGTGGGTGTTGTGGAATGTACAACTGAACCAACATCTTATCCAGACCCTAAAAATCCAATGTTGCAGTACTGGGACTTGCCAGGTGTTGGGACCCCGAAATTTCCAAAAGATGAAAGTTACCTAAAAAAGATTGGTTTTGAAAG ataTGATTTCTTTTTGATCATTACGGCCAACCGATTTAGCGAGAATGACATCTGGCTGGCGTCACAAATTCGAAAggctaaaaaaaactttttttttgtccgAAGCAAAATCGATCAGGATTTAATTAATGAGAAACGATGTCGTGACAACTTTGAAGTTGAAGATGTCATGGAAGAAATAAGAAACGATTGTGTTAAAAAACTCCAACCAGATTTTGACAACCCTGATATTTTCCTAATATCTAATTTTCACCCACAAAAGTATGAATTTCCATCCTTGTGCTTGAAGTTGATTGATGCACTTCCACAGCTAAAAAAAGAAGCGATGACACTTTCGTTGCAATCCTTGTCGGACACGATGATTgtagagaaaaagaaaattcttcAGAAACGAGTATGGTACGTGTCGCTTATGTCTGCTGCTGGTGCCTGCATACCTTTTCTTGGTGCGTCCATAGCAATAGATACGGCACTTATCTTACATGAGTTACAATTTTACCGACAACAATTTGGTATAAGTAAAGAAACGTTAGCCAGTCTTTCAGAGAGAGTCCACTCAGACAAGAAAGACATCCTCAACAACGTGCAAATACTAACATCTATAGATACAACTGAGAACCTTCTAAGTTTATTTGCATCCTTTTCGTCAAGCATGGCCGTAGAAGAAGTTAGTCGATATATTCTTGGCATTGGAACATTGATTTCAAGTGGATTATCCTTCGCAACAACGTATCATATGTTGAACGATCAGTTGGATCGTATGGAAAGAGCTTCTAACGAAATTATGGCGTTGACTCTTGAAACAATGATTGATGCAGACGAACTCGATTAG